The nucleotide sequence CTGCCCGTAGACGCCCAGCGGGCGGACGTCGTCGGCCTCCGTGTAGGGCGCGTCCTTCGTGCCGTCGAACACGTAGTCGCTGGAGACGTGCACGAGCGTGAGGCCGTTCTCGGTCGCGATCCGGGCGAGCGCGGACACGCCCGTGACGTTCGCCGCCCACGCGTCCGCGCGTCCCTCCGGGGTCTCCGCGAGGTCGACGGCGGTGTAGGCCGCCGCGTTGATGATCGTCCCGTAGTCGCGCCAGCGTCGGGCCTCCGGCAGGCCGGGGTCGCGCAGGTCGAGGGTCTCCCGGGTCGCATACTCGATGTGCGGCGCCTCACCGAGCGCGGCCCGCAGCGCCAGCCCGAGCTGACCGGCCGCGCCGAGGACGAGGGTCTTCCGCGGACCGATCGGCGTCACAGCGGACAGCCGCGGGTGCGCGCGGTCCTTCGGGGAGATCTCGACCTGATCGAGCGAGATCGGCCACGCGATCGCCGCCGTCTCGTCCGCGAGGTTCAGGAACGAGTAGGCCGCGTCGGGGGACCAGTGGTCGTTCACCAGGTAGGTGTACGCCGTGTCCGGCTCGAGCGTCTGATACGAGTTGCCCACGCCGCGCGGGACGAGGATCGCGCGCGACGGATCGATCTCCGCCGTGAAGACGCGGCCGAAGCTCTCTCCTTCACGAAGGTCGACCCAGGCGCCGAAGATGCGGCCGGTGGCGACCGAGACCCACTTGTCCCAGGGCTCCGCGTGGATGCCGCGGGTCGTGCCGACGGCGTCGTTGAACGAGACGTTGTTCTGGACCGGCCCGAAGTCGGGCAGACCGGCCGCGACCATCTTCTCGCGCTGCCAGTTCTCCTTGAACCATCCGCGGGAGTCCCCGTGCACGGGAAGCTCGACGAGGAGCAGGCCGGGGATCGGCGTTTCGGTGACCGTGAGCGCCTTGCCGAACGCGGTCATCACTGCCCCCGGGCGGCGTAGAACGACTCCGTGGCGTCCTTGGCGGGCGCCCACCAGTCCTCGTTCTCGCGGTACCACTCGATGGTCGACGCGAGGCCCGATTCGAAGTCCGAGAACCGCGGCGCCCAGCCGAGCTCGGCCCGCAGCTTGGAGGAGTCGATCGCGTAGCGCAGGTCGTGACCGGCCCGGTCGGTGACGTGGTCGTAGGCGTCCGCCGGCTGGCCCATCTGCGTGAGGATCAACTCGACGACGGACTTGTTGTCCTTCTCGCCGTCGGCACCGATCAGATACGTCTGACCGATCTCGCCCTTCTCCAGGATCGTGAGGACGGCCGAGGAGTGGTCGTCGGCGTGGATCCAGTCGCGCACGTTCTGCCCGGCGCCGTAGAGCTTGGGCCGGATGCCGCGCAGCACGTTCGTGATCTGCCGCGGGATGAACTTCTCGACGTGCTGGTACGGGCCGTAGTTGTTCGAGCAGTTCGAGATCGTCGCCTGCACGCCGAACGACCGCACCCAGGCCCGCACGAGCAGGTCGCTTCCGGCCTTGGTGGACGAGTACGGCGACGACGGGTTGTACGGCGTCTGCTCCGTGAACCGCGCGGGGTCGTCGAGCTCCAGGTCTCCGTAGACCTCGTCGGTGGAGATGTGGTGGAAGCGGCGCCCGTGGCGCCGGGCGGCCTCCAGCAGCGTGTAGGTGCCGATGATGTTCGTGTCGAGGAACGGCCGGGGGTCGTGCAGCGAGTTGTCGTTGTGCGACTCCGCCGCGTAGTGCACGACCGCGTCGACCTTCGCGAACAGGGCGTCCACGAGTGCGGCATCGGCGATGTCGCCCACCACGAGCTCGACGCGGTCGGCGGGCAGGCCCGCGAGCGAGGCGCGGTTGCCGGCGTAGGTCAGCTTGTCCAGCACGGTCACGTGCGCGTCGGTGTGCGCGACGACGTGGTGGACGAAGTTCGATCCGATGAAGCCGGCGCCGCCGGTCACGAGCAGGCGGGTCATCGCGCGCCCCTTTCGAGGAGTCCGAGCAGGTAGGAGCCGTAGCCCGACTTCACGAGGGCCTCCGCGCGCGTGCGCAGCGCCTCGTCGTCGAGGAAGCCCTGGCGCCAGGCGACCTCCTCCGGCACGCCGATCTTCATGCCGGTGCGGCGCTCCATCGTGCGCACGTAGTCCGCGGCATCGGTCATCTGGTCGAACGTCCCGGTGTCCAGCCACGCGGTGCCGCGCGGGAGGACCTCGACCTGGAGCTTGCCCCGCTCGAGATAGGCACGGTTCACGTCCGTGATCTCGTACTCTCCGCGGGCGCTCGGCGCGAGCGTGCGGGCGATCTCGATGACGTCGTTGTCGTAGAAGTACAGGCCGGGGACGGCGTAGTTGCTCTGCGGTGCGGTCGGCTTCTCCTCGAGGGAGACCGCCTGGCCGTTCTCATCGAACGCCACGACGCCGTAGGCCTCCGGCTCGGCGACCCAGTACGCGAACACCGCGCCGCCGTCGATGTCGGCGAAGCGCTTGAGCTGCGTGCCCAGGCCGGGGCCGTAGAGCAGGTTGTCGCCGAGCACCAGGGCGACGCTGTCGTCCCCGATGAAGTCCGCGCCGATCGTGAACGCCTGGGCGAGGCCGTCCGGCGACTCCTGCTGCGCGAACGAGAGCGAGATGCCGAACTGCGAGCCGTCTCCCAGCAGACGCTCGAAGTGCGCCGCGTCGTGCGGCGTCGTGATGATCAGGATGTCGCGGATGCCGGCGAGCATGAGGGTGGACAGCGGGTAGTACACCATCGGCTTGTCGTAGACCGGGATCAGCTGTTTCGAGACCCCCAGTGTGATGGGGTGCAGCCGCGTCCCCGAGCCGCCCGCCAGAATGATGCCCTTCATGAATCCCCCTTGTGAAACATCGATGCTCGTGGCGGCGTCACAGAGAGGACGGCCATCCCCTGCCGTCCGACGACCCCCACAGTCGTACGCTCGACTCTAGCGGAGAACTCGCCCTTTACACCGCCCGCGTCGAGGTTCATAGTGGCATGGTGGGATCCGAGGACAGCCCGGCGCTGTCCGTCACCTGGGTGCATCGCGCCGAGCAGTCGGCGTCCACCTGGGCGCGCGCACACGCCAGGGGAGAGGTTCCGAGCATCTGGCCCTATGGGCTGGACGCTCTCCGCGATCACGCCCGCGTGGAGGTGGACGAGCTGCCCGATCCGGGTCGGATCGCGCGGCTCCGTGCCCGGGCCGGCGTCGGTCCCCGCCCGCGGGAGGGACTCGCCCTGGTGTGGGACGAGAACACCGCCTACCGCATGCACGTCCTGCGTCCCCGGGCGCACTTCGCCACCGGGGTCATCTGGCTCACGGATCTGGCGGCCGCCGGTGCCGCCCCCGATCGCCTGGTGGCGATGCTGCGGTCCGCCACGGCGCTCTGGGTGCTCAGCGCGGCCCAGATCGCGCCGCTGCGCCGTCTCCTCGGGTCGGACGCACCACGGGTGTTCCTGGTGCCGTTCGGGATCGACCACGAGTTCTTCACCGCGCAGCCGCCCGCGGCTCGCCCCCGGATCGTCAGCGCGGGCAACGATCGCGACCGGGATCCGGCGACCCTGTACGCCGCGCTCGCCCTCGTCCTCGCCGCTCGTCCGGAGGTCGACGTCGTCGTGCAGTCGCCGTCCCCGCTGACGCCTCCGGACGGTGTGCGGCTGGTCCGTCGCCTGCCGCACACCGAGCTGCGCGACCTCTACGCGATGGCGAGCGTCGTGGTGACGGCGACCCGTCCGAACCTGCATGCGTCCGGCATGACGGTGGCGCTCGAGGCCCTCGCGACCGCCCGGCCCGTGGTGGCCACGGACACCCCCGGCATGCGCGACTACGTCAGCCCGCAGACCGGCACGCTCGTCCCTCCCGGCGAGCCGGAGGCTCTCGCCGCGGCGCTCCTTGGCCTCCTCGACGACCCGGATCGCGCCGCCGCCCTCGGACGCCGGGGGCGGGAGGAGGTCGAACGGCGGTTCACCACGAAGACCATGGTCGACGCGCTCGTCCGGGGCGTCCGCGAGGAGCGCTGACGGCCCGGACGGGAATCAGCCGCGGCGGCGACGCTTGACCCGCGCGGCTTCGCGGAAGGCGTCCCGATGCGCGCGGCCCGCGTCCGCCCACTCGCGCCGGGAGAGATCCGGGGTCCCGGTCAGGGCCGATGCGGCTCGCCACGACGTCACGAGCGTGTCCGCGTCGAGGTCGTCGCCGTCGTACATGTGCACCCAGTCGGTGCCGACCTCGCGCGCCAGCGCCTCGTTCGCCTCGTTCCGCGGCACGAGCACCGGGCGTCCCATCGACAGCGCGGCGAGCACGCTGCCGGAGTTGTGCATGAACCGGTAGGCGAGCACGATCAGCTCGGACGACGTGGCCAGCTCCACCAGCTCCGCGTCGCTGAGGAAGTCGAGGTGCAGGTCGACCCCGGGAAGCTCGGCGGTCCGGGCACGGAGATCGTCCGCGAGTTCCGGTGTGGAGGGGCGGCCGCCGATGCGCAGGCTCAGCGCGGGCTCGATCGCCACGGCCTCCCCGTACGCGTCGATGAACCCGTCGAGGCCCTTGTAGCGGCGGATCCCCCCGAAGGAGCCGAGACGTCCGTGGACGCGTTCGGCGAAGGGGAAGGCCGCGTACCAGTCGCGGTAGTGGCCGTGCAGGATGAGGCTGTGCGGCGTGCCCGGGGCGAGCGGTGTGGTCTCGTTGATGACGATCCGGTAATCGGTGTTCCGGTCGATGAAACGCAGCAGCCACAGGCGCGGTGCGTTGTCGTCCGGCAGCTCGAGGTTGTGCACGGTGCGCACGACGGCGATCCGCCGCGAGAGCCGATGCCGGAAGACGAGCGCGGTCGTCAGCGCGAACTTGCCGGCCGACTTCCACCACGTCGATCCGTGCAGCTTGGCCTCGGGCCAGTGCCAGTGGAAGGCGTCGTAGCGCCCGAAGAGCGCGGTCTTCCACGAGAACCGGAGGTGCTCGAGGCCCTCGGTGGAGCCCAGTGCCTCGTCCAGCATCTTGTTGTACGGGTTCGTCGTCGGGCGCGGGGCGCCGAGGGACTGCATCACGCGGATGCGCGCGGTGGGTTCGGTCATCGGGTCTTCCTCCGGAGGGCGACGGTATTCGTCGTAGCGGTGGCCGAGCGCGGCGGCGATGGTGCCGCGGCCGCGGTGGATCAGGCGGGTGCCGCGGGCGTGGTGGGTGATGTTCGAGGTCACGGCGCCGAAGGCACGGCGCAGCGCCCCGACGACGATCCGTGCGATGCCGCCCACGAACGCCC is from Microbacterium sp. BLY and encodes:
- a CDS encoding bifunctional dTDP-4-dehydrorhamnose 3,5-epimerase family protein/NAD(P)-dependent oxidoreductase; its protein translation is MTAFGKALTVTETPIPGLLLVELPVHGDSRGWFKENWQREKMVAAGLPDFGPVQNNVSFNDAVGTTRGIHAEPWDKWVSVATGRIFGAWVDLREGESFGRVFTAEIDPSRAILVPRGVGNSYQTLEPDTAYTYLVNDHWSPDAAYSFLNLADETAAIAWPISLDQVEISPKDRAHPRLSAVTPIGPRKTLVLGAAGQLGLALRAALGEAPHIEYATRETLDLRDPGLPEARRWRDYGTIINAAAYTAVDLAETPEGRADAWAANVTGVSALARIATENGLTLVHVSSDYVFDGTKDAPYTEADDVRPLGVYGQTKAAADAIVANVPRHYILRTSWVIGDGRNFVRTMASLAERGIAPRVVGDQIGRLTFTTDLAAAIRHLLDVSAPFGLYNVTGDGEPHSWADIARAVYRLTGHDAEAVTAVTTEEYFADQAGPIAPRPRNSVLELARIRSTGWTPRDADAALAEYLSADA
- the rfbB gene encoding dTDP-glucose 4,6-dehydratase codes for the protein MTRLLVTGGAGFIGSNFVHHVVAHTDAHVTVLDKLTYAGNRASLAGLPADRVELVVGDIADAALVDALFAKVDAVVHYAAESHNDNSLHDPRPFLDTNIIGTYTLLEAARRHGRRFHHISTDEVYGDLELDDPARFTEQTPYNPSSPYSSTKAGSDLLVRAWVRSFGVQATISNCSNNYGPYQHVEKFIPRQITNVLRGIRPKLYGAGQNVRDWIHADDHSSAVLTILEKGEIGQTYLIGADGEKDNKSVVELILTQMGQPADAYDHVTDRAGHDLRYAIDSSKLRAELGWAPRFSDFESGLASTIEWYRENEDWWAPAKDATESFYAARGQ
- the rfbA gene encoding glucose-1-phosphate thymidylyltransferase RfbA — encoded protein: MKGIILAGGSGTRLHPITLGVSKQLIPVYDKPMVYYPLSTLMLAGIRDILIITTPHDAAHFERLLGDGSQFGISLSFAQQESPDGLAQAFTIGADFIGDDSVALVLGDNLLYGPGLGTQLKRFADIDGGAVFAYWVAEPEAYGVVAFDENGQAVSLEEKPTAPQSNYAVPGLYFYDNDVIEIARTLAPSARGEYEITDVNRAYLERGKLQVEVLPRGTAWLDTGTFDQMTDAADYVRTMERRTGMKIGVPEEVAWRQGFLDDEALRTRAEALVKSGYGSYLLGLLERGAR
- a CDS encoding glycosyltransferase, whose amino-acid sequence is MVGSEDSPALSVTWVHRAEQSASTWARAHARGEVPSIWPYGLDALRDHARVEVDELPDPGRIARLRARAGVGPRPREGLALVWDENTAYRMHVLRPRAHFATGVIWLTDLAAAGAAPDRLVAMLRSATALWVLSAAQIAPLRRLLGSDAPRVFLVPFGIDHEFFTAQPPAARPRIVSAGNDRDRDPATLYAALALVLAARPEVDVVVQSPSPLTPPDGVRLVRRLPHTELRDLYAMASVVVTATRPNLHASGMTVALEALATARPVVATDTPGMRDYVSPQTGTLVPPGEPEALAAALLGLLDDPDRAAALGRRGREEVERRFTTKTMVDALVRGVREER
- a CDS encoding glycosyltransferase translates to MTRGPETGDAIAVTIGVPTYRRPELLAALLRALPDRIAECAGLGVDVEVLVVDNDPAASARAVAASAPLPVRYVVEPTPGIVAARNRLLDECADRDLLAFIDDDEVPRPGWLSELVRTWHATDADAVMGRVISVFDDDVDPWLLASGTFRRPPRPTGTVLPVAAAGNLLLDLRSVRRLGVRFDPSLGLGGGEDTLFTRELVGRGARIVWCNESETEDLVVAARLTRAWAAQRAFSSANAGTRIALKLTNGRLRRGLLRVRAFVGGIARIVVGALRRAFGAVTSNITHHARGTRLIHRGRGTIAAALGHRYDEYRRPPEEDPMTEPTARIRVMQSLGAPRPTTNPYNKMLDEALGSTEGLEHLRFSWKTALFGRYDAFHWHWPEAKLHGSTWWKSAGKFALTTALVFRHRLSRRIAVVRTVHNLELPDDNAPRLWLLRFIDRNTDYRIVINETTPLAPGTPHSLILHGHYRDWYAAFPFAERVHGRLGSFGGIRRYKGLDGFIDAYGEAVAIEPALSLRIGGRPSTPELADDLRARTAELPGVDLHLDFLSDAELVELATSSELIVLAYRFMHNSGSVLAALSMGRPVLVPRNEANEALAREVGTDWVHMYDGDDLDADTLVTSWRAASALTGTPDLSRREWADAGRAHRDAFREAARVKRRRRG